The Triticum urartu cultivar G1812 unplaced genomic scaffold, Tu2.1 TuUngrouped_contig_9525, whole genome shotgun sequence genome includes a window with the following:
- the LOC125532266 gene encoding uncharacterized protein LOC125532266, with amino-acid sequence MSKKNSLSKRKKQHEFDLQREKKAKEEQAKKLQAKKSKMKIDGSDKKKKGSSFKVGKKKVKTKLSALGKAKAAQAMELDN; translated from the exons ATGTCGAAGAAGAACAGCCTCTCCAAGCGGAAGAAGCAGCACGAGTTCGACCTCCAGA gggagaagaaggccaaggaggAGCAGGCCAAGAAGCTGCAGGCCAAGAAGTCCAAGATGAAG ATTGATGGAAGCgataagaagaagaagggcaGCAGCTTCAAGGTCGGCAAGAAGAAGGTGAAGACAAAGCTCTCAGCACTGGGAAAAGCCAAGGCCGCGCAAGCCATGGAGCTCGACAACTGA